In the Streptomyces sp. 3214.6 genome, GCGCTACGACTTCAAGGGCGTCGGTGCCTCGATCTCGTGGTCCGGTGACAAGATCCTCATGGAGGCGAACTCCGAGGACCGGGTGAACGCTGTCCTCGACGTCTTCCAGTCCAAGCTGATCAAGCGCGGTATCTCGCTCAAGGCGCTGGACGCGGGCGAGCCCCAACTCTCCGGCAAGGAGTACAAGCTCTTCGCGGAGATCAAGGAGGGCATCTCCCAGGAGAACGCGAAGAAGGTTGCGAAGCTCATCCGCGACGAGGGTCCCAAGGGTGTGAAGGCCCAGGTGCAGGGCGAGGAACTGCGCGTCAGCTCCAAGAGCCGCGATGACCTGCAGACCGTCATCACCCTTCTCAAGGGCCAGGACTTCGACTTCGCGCTTCAGTTCGTGAACTACCGGTAGGCGGCCGGGTGGGCGCCCGTCGGGTGCCCACCCTTGTGGTCCTCCCGACCGCCGACAGGACTGCTCCGGGTTGAGTTCAGTCGCGCGAGTTGCCGAACAGCAGGCGGTAGACGATCAGGAGCACGAGCGAACCGCCGATCGCCGCGGCCCAGGTGGCGCCGTCGTAGAAGTCCTTGGT is a window encoding:
- a CDS encoding YajQ family cyclic di-GMP-binding protein, which produces MADSSFDIVSKVERQEVDNALNQAAKEISQRYDFKGVGASISWSGDKILMEANSEDRVNAVLDVFQSKLIKRGISLKALDAGEPQLSGKEYKLFAEIKEGISQENAKKVAKLIRDEGPKGVKAQVQGEELRVSSKSRDDLQTVITLLKGQDFDFALQFVNYR